The Devosia sp. 1566 sequence AAGGCGCCATCGGCGAGGAAGGTGAACTCGCGCACCGTGCCAATGCCGCCACGGGTGCGGCCGGCAGCGGTGGCGTCGTTGCGCAGCTCATAGCGATCAACCCGGATCGGCAGATGCGACTCGATATCTTCAATCGGATTGTTGCGGGTGTTCGCAAAGAGCGTATCCACCGCGTCCATGCCATCCGAGCCATATCGGCCGCCGTAGCTGCCTTCCAAAATCTCCATATGAACCCACTGCTTGCCGTCTTCCATGCCCGAAAAGGCGACCACGCGCAGATTGCCAATGCCGGCCGATACCTGTTGGGGCACGGCTTGGGCCAGCGCCTTCATCACGGTGTCAGCCAAGGCATTGCCGGGGCAGAAACGGGCGATCACCGGAGCTGGGAAAATCGGATTGGCGAGGGTGCCGCGGGGGGCGACAATGGTGATGGGACGGGTCAAGCCCTCGTTCTGCGGAATGCTGCCATAGGTGACGCTGTCCAGAAGGATCGAGCGCAGCGTCAGCCAGATGGAAATATCCACCGTTCCGACCAGCGGCATGTTGATGGGCTTGTCGGGTAGTTGCGGTGCGGTACCGGTGAGATCAACGGTGATGCTGTCGCCCCGCACCTTGAGCGTGACGGCTATGGGCAGGTCCTTGCGCGAGGGATCGGCGTCGTCAAGGAAGCCATCGATGAAGGTTTTGGCGGAATAGTCCCCATCTGGCAGCGCGGCGATGGCCGAGCGCATCAGCCGCTCGGAATAATCGAGCAGGTCCTCAAAGGCGTCCATGACGGTCTTGAGGCTGTATTTGTTGACGAGGTCGAGGAACCGTTCGGCGCCGATCTGCGCGGTTTGCACCTGGGCTTCCATGTCCCCGACAACGAGGGCGGAAGCACGGATATTGTCGCGCAGGATCGACCAGACGGCTTCATTGCGCTTACCGGCATCCACCACCTTGATGGCCTTGAACTGCAGGCCCTCGGCATAAGTATCGACGGCATCCACAATGCCGGTGCTGCCGGGCGTTAGCGCGCCGATATCGAGATGGTGCGCTGTGGTAACCGAAAAGCCGATCAGCTGTACGCCCAGAAACACCGGGACAGCAAAGCCGACATCGGGGCCGTGGCTGGCACCGCCATAGGGATCGTTGTGCATGATGACGTCGCCGGGGCGAAGGGTTTCGCCGCGAGCTTCCATCTGCTTGAGAATGCCGCGCACATAGCCCGGGATCGGGCCTGACTGCAGGGGGGTCGACATCTTGCATTCGCACATCTGCCGGCCAGTGGCGTCAGTGAGCGCGGTGCCGAAATCTTCACTCTCGCGAATAATGGAGGAATAGCTCATGCGCATGAGCTTGTGACCCATTTCGATGGCGATGTTCTCGAGCGCGCCCTGGATCACGGCGCCGGTGACGGGATCAACGCGGGTGGGTGCGGCCACGAGAGTTTCGGTGAGGTTCTGGCTCATTTGGCCTCTCCCAGGGTGATGATGATGCTGCCTGAAGCCTCCACAACGGCGCTGGTCGCGGGCGGCATGACGGTGGTGGAATCTTTTTGCAGGATAATGGCGGGACCTTCGAAAGCCTGGCCGACCGGCAAGGCGGTGCGCCGATAAACTGGCGTGTCAAAGGTCTTGAGCTCGCCTCCAACACGGAAAACGCTTGGCACGGTGCGCACCAGCGCTTCCTCGAGGCTGCCGCTGGCGGGGGCGCGCAGCTTGTCGATCTTGGGCATGCGGCCAATGCCGCTCACCCGCAGATTGACGATCTCAATGGGGCTTGCCTTGAACGCGTGCCCATATTCTGCCGCATGGGCACGGTGGAAGGCTTCAAAGGTCTCGTTGAGCCCTGCTTGGGTGATGGCGCCACCTGGGAAGGCGATCTTGAGTTCATAGCCCTGCCCCACATAGCGCAGGTCACCAATGC is a genomic window containing:
- a CDS encoding hydantoinase B/oxoprolinase family protein, with translation MSQNLTETLVAAPTRVDPVTGAVIQGALENIAIEMGHKLMRMSYSSIIRESEDFGTALTDATGRQMCECKMSTPLQSGPIPGYVRGILKQMEARGETLRPGDVIMHNDPYGGASHGPDVGFAVPVFLGVQLIGFSVTTAHHLDIGALTPGSTGIVDAVDTYAEGLQFKAIKVVDAGKRNEAVWSILRDNIRASALVVGDMEAQVQTAQIGAERFLDLVNKYSLKTVMDAFEDLLDYSERLMRSAIAALPDGDYSAKTFIDGFLDDADPSRKDLPIAVTLKVRGDSITVDLTGTAPQLPDKPINMPLVGTVDISIWLTLRSILLDSVTYGSIPQNEGLTRPITIVAPRGTLANPIFPAPVIARFCPGNALADTVMKALAQAVPQQVSAGIGNLRVVAFSGMEDGKQWVHMEILEGSYGGRYGSDGMDAVDTLFANTRNNPIEDIESHLPIRVDRYELRNDATAAGRTRGGIGTVREFTFLADGAFSVEGDGHKYRPWGYEGGEDGYTASLKLIHQAGGETDLVSKVPYHKIKAGDHLISRGPSGGGYGNPFERDPQAVLFDVLEGLVSAEAAEQHYGVAISGNAVDGARTAQLRSA